Proteins from a single region of Amycolatopsis sp. CA-230715:
- a CDS encoding siderophore-interacting protein, with the protein MDAVPIWFVDVVETAFVTPRMVRVTLGGDDLAGIDRLEPDQQVKLYFPREGQSAPRMPEPDGDFARWYTAFTAIPEDERPVMRSYTIRRHDRARRMVDIDFVLHGDTVHIGPATRWARTARPGDTIAMFGPSSTFARPVPLMDAVTGKDWLLLAGDETALPAIGSILEALPAGHRALAFVEVADAGEEQRLRSRGEVTVRWLHRGNGETLVEAVRDAEFPDGEVFAWLAAEAGVVRALRRHLVNERGVSKRDIEFTGHWRRSLSQDDAPTEEDLAEAKERMAGEA; encoded by the coding sequence ATGGACGCGGTGCCGATCTGGTTCGTCGACGTCGTCGAGACCGCCTTCGTCACGCCGCGCATGGTGCGCGTGACGCTCGGCGGTGACGACTTGGCGGGGATCGACCGGCTCGAACCCGACCAGCAGGTCAAGCTGTACTTCCCGCGGGAAGGGCAGTCCGCGCCCCGGATGCCCGAGCCCGACGGCGACTTCGCCCGCTGGTACACCGCGTTCACGGCGATTCCGGAGGACGAGCGGCCGGTCATGCGCAGCTATACGATCCGTCGCCACGACCGGGCGCGCCGCATGGTCGACATCGATTTCGTGCTGCACGGCGACACCGTCCACATCGGACCGGCGACGCGCTGGGCCCGCACCGCGCGTCCCGGCGACACGATCGCGATGTTCGGCCCGTCGTCGACGTTCGCCAGGCCGGTACCGCTGATGGATGCGGTCACCGGGAAGGACTGGCTCCTGCTGGCAGGCGACGAAACCGCGTTGCCCGCCATCGGATCCATCCTCGAAGCGCTGCCCGCGGGACATCGTGCGCTCGCTTTCGTCGAGGTGGCCGATGCCGGTGAGGAACAGCGCCTGCGGTCTCGCGGCGAGGTGACCGTTCGGTGGCTGCATCGAGGGAACGGAGAGACACTTGTGGAAGCCGTGCGGGATGCGGAATTCCCGGACGGCGAGGTCTTCGCCTGGCTCGCGGCGGAAGCCGGTGTGGTGCGCGCGTTGCGGCGGCACCTGGTGAATGAACGCGGGGTGTCCAAACGGGACATCGAGTTCACCGGGCATTGGCGGCGGTCACTGTCGCAGGACGACGCGCCGACCGAGGAAGACTTGGCGGAGGCGAAGGAGCGGATGGCGGGCGAAGCCTAG
- a CDS encoding maleylpyruvate isomerase N-terminal domain-containing protein, with protein sequence MFHSVGTNRVQLLLSEVHRAAERLPRSVRRLGDADVRAPSALPGWSRAHVLAHLARHADGPCTPRTSSCT encoded by the coding sequence GTGTTCCACTCAGTCGGCACCAACAGGGTGCAACTTCTGCTGTCCGAGGTGCACCGGGCGGCGGAACGGCTACCGCGCTCGGTTCGCCGGCTCGGTGACGCCGACGTCCGGGCGCCATCCGCACTGCCGGGCTGGAGCCGCGCGCATGTGCTGGCCCATCTCGCGCGGCATGCCGACGGGCCGTGCACGCCAAGGACCTCGAGCTGCACCTGA
- a CDS encoding amino acid ABC transporter permease encodes MSSVLFDVPGPKARARNRGLAVVGVLAIAALIGFIIYRFAVAGQFDGKMWTWIEYTTVQEDLLSALLNTLKAFAAGAVLAILFGAVFAVGRLSDRAIFRVPSTIIVEFFRAIPLVVMIFAFHYGLALGAPFYSVVLGLTLYNGSVLAEIFRAGILSLPRGQGEAAYALGMRKTQAMNLVLLPQALRAMLPTIISQLVVLLKDTALGFIITYEELLRYARYLGGIAEFGRPLVPVTLVVGAIYITMCLLLTALAKYLEKRNRRNKKVTPGVAAKGEEIQLTAEAAGGGAAATL; translated from the coding sequence ATGAGTTCAGTCCTGTTCGACGTCCCCGGGCCGAAGGCCCGCGCGCGCAACCGCGGCCTCGCCGTGGTCGGGGTGCTGGCGATCGCCGCGCTCATCGGGTTCATCATCTACCGCTTCGCCGTCGCCGGTCAGTTCGACGGCAAGATGTGGACCTGGATCGAATACACCACCGTCCAGGAAGACCTGCTCAGCGCGCTGCTGAACACGTTGAAGGCTTTCGCGGCCGGCGCCGTGCTCGCCATTCTGTTCGGCGCGGTCTTTGCCGTGGGCAGGCTGTCCGATCGCGCGATCTTCCGGGTGCCTTCGACGATCATCGTCGAGTTCTTCCGCGCGATCCCACTGGTCGTGATGATCTTCGCGTTCCACTACGGGCTCGCACTCGGCGCACCGTTCTACTCGGTGGTGCTGGGCTTGACGCTGTACAACGGCTCGGTGCTCGCGGAGATCTTCCGCGCAGGCATCCTTTCGCTGCCCCGTGGGCAGGGCGAGGCCGCCTACGCGCTGGGTATGCGCAAGACCCAGGCGATGAACCTGGTGCTGCTGCCGCAGGCGCTGCGCGCGATGCTGCCGACGATCATCAGCCAGCTCGTCGTGCTGCTGAAGGACACCGCGCTCGGCTTCATCATCACCTACGAGGAACTGCTGCGCTACGCCCGGTACCTCGGCGGCATCGCCGAGTTCGGGCGGCCGCTGGTGCCGGTCACGCTGGTGGTCGGCGCGATCTACATCACGATGTGCCTGCTGCTGACCGCGCTCGCGAAGTACCTGGAGAAGCGCAACCGGCGCAACAAGAAGGTGACACCGGGCGTGGCCGCCAAGGGCGAGGAAATCCAGCTCACCGCGGAAGCGGCAGGTGGCGGCGCGGCCGCCACGCTCTGA
- a CDS encoding response regulator transcription factor, producing MRVLLVEDDDRVADALLPALTRRGLAVSRLACGAGVLDRVEEVDVVLLDLGLPDVDGFWLCRQIREHSDVAIIVVSARGEVDDRILGLRAGADDYMVKPYDVDELVARVQAVRRRQGEHQPKPPERAGVVELSDVRVDLDRHEVTVGGEPVALSRKEFGVLALVAAAKGAVRTREQILTEVWGHSGAAESRSLDVHVATLRTKLGRPTLVETVRGVGYRLAADQGEA from the coding sequence GTGCGCGTACTTCTCGTCGAGGACGACGACCGCGTAGCGGACGCCCTGCTGCCCGCGCTCACGCGCAGGGGGCTGGCCGTCAGCAGGCTGGCCTGCGGCGCAGGTGTACTCGATCGGGTGGAAGAGGTGGACGTGGTGCTGCTCGACCTCGGGCTGCCGGACGTCGACGGCTTCTGGCTGTGCCGCCAGATCCGCGAGCACAGCGACGTCGCGATCATCGTGGTCTCGGCGCGCGGCGAGGTCGACGACCGGATCCTCGGCCTGCGCGCGGGCGCCGACGACTACATGGTCAAGCCCTACGACGTGGACGAGCTGGTGGCGAGGGTGCAGGCGGTGCGGCGGCGCCAGGGCGAGCACCAGCCGAAGCCGCCGGAGCGCGCGGGCGTGGTCGAGCTGTCCGACGTGCGCGTCGACCTGGACCGGCACGAGGTGACCGTCGGTGGCGAGCCGGTCGCGCTGTCCCGCAAGGAGTTCGGCGTGCTCGCGCTGGTGGCGGCGGCCAAGGGCGCGGTGCGCACCCGCGAGCAGATCCTCACCGAGGTGTGGGGGCACAGCGGCGCCGCGGAGAGCCGCTCGCTCGACGTCCACGTGGCGACGCTGCGGACCAAGCTCGGCCGTCCCACGCTGGTGGAGACGGTGCGCGGGGTCGGCTACCGGCTCGCCGCCGATCAGGGCGAGGCGTAG
- a CDS encoding ArsR/SmtB family transcription factor, with product MPVDQPDVAAIAALIGDPARARILLALSANDALTASALTAEAGLSAQATSSHLRKLLAGGLVVVEQVGRWRYYRVAGRDVVAALEALARIAPARQSRSLRQSNRDRALHFARICYDHLAGRLAVLIVDGLIARQAVTPLPTPAADLGDAVWTSGPSARSVFTELGVAPDFLHGDQPNVPLRPCLDWSVRKPHLAGALGTQLLAAMLDRGWLARKSRERTVRLTATGSTALHGALGIELPERIGG from the coding sequence GTGCCCGTCGACCAGCCCGATGTCGCCGCGATCGCCGCCCTGATCGGCGATCCGGCTCGTGCGCGCATCCTGCTCGCGCTGTCGGCGAACGATGCGCTGACCGCATCCGCGCTGACGGCCGAAGCGGGCCTTTCCGCCCAGGCGACCAGTTCGCACCTGCGGAAGCTACTGGCCGGCGGGCTGGTCGTGGTCGAGCAAGTCGGCCGCTGGCGCTATTACCGGGTCGCCGGACGGGACGTCGTGGCGGCACTGGAGGCGCTGGCCAGGATCGCCCCGGCGCGGCAGAGCCGGTCGTTGCGGCAGAGCAACCGCGACCGGGCGCTGCACTTCGCCCGGATCTGCTACGACCATCTCGCCGGACGGCTTGCCGTCCTCATCGTCGACGGGCTCATCGCGCGGCAGGCCGTCACCCCGCTGCCGACGCCCGCGGCCGACCTCGGCGACGCCGTGTGGACCAGCGGGCCCTCTGCCCGGTCGGTGTTCACCGAACTCGGGGTGGCACCCGATTTCCTCCATGGCGATCAGCCGAACGTGCCGCTGCGTCCGTGCCTGGACTGGAGCGTGCGCAAGCCGCACCTGGCCGGCGCGCTGGGCACCCAACTGCTGGCGGCCATGCTCGATCGCGGCTGGCTGGCCAGGAAATCGCGCGAGCGCACGGTCCGGCTGACCGCTACCGGTAGCACGGCACTGCACGGCGCACTCGGCATCGAGTTACCGGAGCGGATCGGCGGCTGA
- a CDS encoding amino acid ABC transporter permease, whose product MDVLFDNLDLYGPGFLTTVELFALAAVGSLIWGTILAMLRVSPVPVFRAAATTYVTLFRNTPLTLIFFFFALAFPLLKIVQISFFTAAVTALILYTSAFVCEVLRSGINTVPVGQAEAGRALGLTFGQILGSVVLPQAGRTVVPPMVSTMIALLKNTTVAAGFSVVEAGAIQSYLSERGYNVFVGMLWVALFFIILVIPMTLLQRSLEKRWSVAR is encoded by the coding sequence ATGGACGTCTTATTCGACAACCTTGACCTGTACGGTCCGGGTTTTCTCACCACGGTCGAGCTGTTCGCGCTCGCCGCGGTGGGATCGCTGATCTGGGGCACGATTCTCGCGATGCTCCGGGTGAGCCCGGTACCCGTGTTCCGCGCTGCGGCGACCACCTACGTGACGCTGTTCCGCAACACACCGCTGACCCTGATCTTCTTCTTCTTCGCGCTCGCCTTCCCGTTGCTGAAGATCGTGCAGATCTCGTTCTTCACCGCAGCGGTGACCGCCCTGATTCTCTACACCTCGGCGTTCGTCTGCGAGGTACTGCGGTCGGGTATCAACACCGTCCCGGTCGGGCAGGCGGAGGCGGGCCGCGCGCTGGGGCTGACCTTCGGCCAGATCCTGGGTTCGGTCGTGCTGCCGCAGGCGGGCCGCACGGTGGTGCCGCCGATGGTGAGCACCATGATCGCGCTGCTGAAGAACACCACGGTCGCGGCGGGCTTCTCCGTCGTCGAAGCGGGTGCCATCCAGTCGTACCTGTCCGAGCGCGGTTACAACGTGTTCGTCGGGATGCTGTGGGTCGCCCTGTTCTTCATCATCCTGGTGATCCCGATGACGTTGCTGCAGCGCAGCCTCGAGAAGCGCTGGAGCGTGGCCCGATGA
- a CDS encoding TAXI family TRAP transporter solute-binding subunit: MRKVVAVLLAVLVLGASVAGCSPEFRGLHLRIAAGNTGGVYYQLSQRLAAQWGGQLGIARPEVLETRGSPDNLARLRAGTADVAFTAADVAAITAPPNGDLKALARIYDDYLHVVVRADSPITSLAMLRGHRVSIGAPDSGVAVIAKQLLHTAGLSGPGALTTADLGLDTSLTALQRGEIDAFFWSGGLPTNAITAVAQRTPLRLVDIGSLMPQMRRVNPVYRTATIPASTYQTTGGPVVTLAVPNYLMVPSSMPDDLAEALVRGLFAAQGELAKANRAALSIDVRSAIETSPLALHPGALRYYRGQKT, encoded by the coding sequence GTGCGCAAGGTGGTGGCGGTCCTACTCGCGGTGCTGGTGCTCGGCGCGTCCGTCGCCGGGTGCTCGCCCGAGTTCCGCGGGCTGCACCTGCGGATCGCGGCGGGCAACACCGGTGGTGTGTACTACCAGCTCTCCCAGCGGCTCGCCGCGCAGTGGGGCGGCCAGCTCGGCATCGCGCGCCCGGAGGTGCTCGAAACCCGCGGCTCCCCCGACAACCTGGCCCGGTTGCGCGCGGGCACGGCCGACGTCGCGTTCACCGCGGCCGACGTCGCCGCGATCACCGCGCCGCCGAACGGCGATCTCAAGGCGCTCGCCCGGATCTACGACGACTACCTGCACGTGGTCGTGCGCGCCGATTCGCCGATCACCTCGCTGGCGATGCTGCGCGGGCACCGGGTGTCGATCGGGGCGCCGGATTCGGGGGTCGCGGTGATCGCGAAGCAACTGCTGCACACCGCGGGGTTGTCCGGTCCCGGCGCGCTGACCACCGCCGATCTGGGTCTCGACACCTCGCTCACCGCGTTGCAGCGCGGTGAGATCGACGCGTTCTTCTGGTCCGGCGGGCTCCCGACGAACGCGATCACGGCGGTCGCGCAGCGCACGCCGCTGCGCCTGGTCGACATCGGCTCGCTGATGCCGCAGATGCGGCGCGTCAATCCGGTCTACCGCACCGCGACGATCCCCGCGTCGACCTACCAGACCACCGGCGGGCCGGTGGTCACCCTGGCCGTGCCCAACTACCTCATGGTGCCCTCGTCGATGCCGGACGACCTCGCCGAGGCGCTCGTGCGGGGCCTGTTCGCGGCGCAGGGCGAACTCGCGAAGGCGAACAGGGCAGCGCTGTCGATCGACGTCCGGTCCGCGATCGAGACGTCCCCGCTGGCGCTGCACCCCGGCGCACTGCGGTACTACCGGGGCCAGAAGACGTGA
- a CDS encoding MFS transporter, producing the protein MNDSASTVQEAAAGSVEVPDRSSWGLAGVCVGFALVILDANVLNVAVPTLRAELAASSNELLWTVDAYTLTFAALLLSTGLLGDRWGARRGFQTGLVIFTLGSIGCALAPTVPWLIVARVVQGFGAALLAPTSLALIYTMYPDGRRRVTALSAWAAVSGVAFAAGPLIGGGLVQLVGWRAIFWLNVPVGIAAIVLAAKYVTHVASRPVRLNWTSQVLAALALTALTAGLIDAGRSGWTDPLVLGLFAVALVGLTLFLLRERRLREPLVPAAAGTSPPLRAGLLAGAAFNFSMYGSLFVYTVYLQDQRGYSAFLTGLAFLPLTLVHTPVASWLARPWTASRGPRQPLLTGLLCTVAGSIGFTFAAWQPYWVLAVALGVFGVGSGLVTTSMTTLVLANVPSDSVGVSCGLLNAARQLGGVFGIALLGSLTADLMPDRIPLAELFAALALVGAVVATAVGVRVAAGHDRPLR; encoded by the coding sequence GTGAACGATTCCGCCAGCACAGTCCAGGAAGCGGCCGCCGGATCGGTCGAGGTCCCGGATCGGTCGAGCTGGGGGCTGGCCGGCGTGTGTGTTGGTTTCGCACTGGTCATTCTCGACGCGAACGTGCTCAACGTCGCCGTTCCCACGCTGCGGGCCGAGCTGGCGGCAAGCAGCAACGAGTTGCTCTGGACCGTGGACGCCTACACCCTGACATTCGCGGCGTTGTTGTTGTCCACCGGCTTGCTCGGTGACCGGTGGGGCGCTCGCCGTGGTTTCCAGACCGGTCTGGTGATCTTCACCCTCGGCTCCATCGGCTGCGCGCTCGCGCCGACCGTCCCATGGCTGATCGTCGCGCGCGTGGTCCAGGGTTTCGGTGCCGCACTGCTGGCACCCACTTCGCTCGCACTCATCTACACCATGTATCCCGATGGCCGCAGGCGGGTCACCGCGCTGAGCGCCTGGGCCGCGGTCTCCGGCGTCGCGTTCGCGGCGGGACCGTTGATCGGCGGCGGCCTGGTGCAACTGGTGGGCTGGCGGGCGATCTTCTGGCTCAACGTGCCGGTCGGTATCGCCGCGATCGTGCTGGCAGCCAAGTACGTCACGCACGTGGCGTCTCGGCCGGTCCGGCTGAACTGGACGAGTCAGGTACTCGCTGCGCTGGCGCTGACCGCGTTGACCGCGGGGCTGATCGACGCCGGCCGGTCGGGCTGGACAGACCCGCTGGTGCTCGGCCTGTTCGCCGTGGCGTTGGTCGGACTGACGCTTTTCCTGCTGCGGGAACGCCGCCTGCGCGAACCGCTGGTCCCGGCCGCGGCCGGGACCTCGCCGCCGTTGCGCGCTGGGCTGCTCGCCGGAGCGGCGTTCAACTTCTCGATGTACGGCTCGTTGTTCGTCTACACGGTGTACTTGCAGGACCAGCGCGGCTACTCGGCCTTCCTGACCGGACTGGCGTTCCTGCCGCTGACCCTCGTGCACACTCCGGTGGCGAGCTGGCTGGCCCGGCCATGGACCGCCTCGCGGGGGCCGCGCCAGCCACTGCTGACCGGCCTGCTGTGCACGGTGGCGGGCTCGATCGGTTTCACGTTCGCGGCCTGGCAACCGTACTGGGTGCTCGCGGTTGCCCTCGGCGTGTTCGGGGTCGGTTCCGGCCTGGTGACGACGTCGATGACCACGCTGGTGCTGGCGAACGTGCCGAGTGACAGTGTCGGGGTATCGTGCGGGCTGCTCAACGCGGCCCGTCAGCTGGGCGGGGTGTTCGGCATCGCCCTGCTCGGCTCGCTGACCGCTGACCTGATGCCAGACCGCATCCCTCTCGCGGAACTGTTCGCCGCGCTCGCGCTGGTCGGCGCCGTGGTGGCCACTGCGGTGGGCGTCCGGGTCGCGGCAGGACACGACCGGCCCCTCCGATAG
- a CDS encoding amino acid ABC transporter ATP-binding protein — MIRATAVNKFFGDLHVLKEINLEVPRGQVVVVLGPSGSGKSTLCRAINRLEPINSGEIAVDGEPLPAEGKALAALRADVGMVFQSFNLFAHKTIVDNVMLAPVKVRKTKQDEARKTAMELLDRVGISNQADKYPAQLSGGQQQRVAIARALAMRPKVMLFDEPTSALDPEMVQEVLDVMTGLAKDGMTMLVVTHEMGFARRAAHRVVFMSDGEIVEDATPDDFFTKPKSDRAKDFLGKILTH, encoded by the coding sequence ATGATCAGGGCGACCGCCGTGAACAAGTTCTTCGGCGACCTGCACGTCCTGAAGGAGATCAACCTCGAGGTGCCCCGCGGCCAGGTGGTCGTGGTGCTGGGCCCGTCGGGATCCGGGAAGTCCACGCTCTGCCGGGCGATCAACCGGCTCGAGCCGATCAACTCCGGTGAGATCGCGGTGGACGGCGAGCCGCTGCCCGCCGAGGGCAAGGCGCTCGCCGCGCTGCGCGCCGACGTCGGCATGGTCTTCCAGTCGTTCAACCTGTTCGCGCACAAGACCATCGTGGACAACGTGATGCTCGCGCCGGTCAAGGTCCGCAAGACCAAGCAGGACGAGGCGCGCAAGACCGCGATGGAACTGCTCGACCGGGTCGGCATCTCCAACCAGGCCGACAAGTACCCCGCCCAGCTCTCCGGCGGGCAGCAGCAGCGCGTGGCGATCGCCCGCGCGCTCGCGATGCGCCCCAAGGTGATGCTGTTCGACGAGCCGACCTCGGCGCTGGACCCCGAAATGGTCCAGGAGGTGCTCGACGTGATGACCGGGCTGGCGAAGGACGGCATGACCATGCTCGTGGTGACCCACGAGATGGGCTTCGCCCGCCGCGCCGCGCACCGCGTCGTGTTCATGTCCGACGGCGAGATCGTCGAGGACGCCACGCCGGACGACTTCTTCACCAAGCCGAAGTCCGACCGCGCGAAGGACTTCCTGGGCAAGATCCTGACCCACTAA
- a CDS encoding PASTA domain-containing protein gives MSRGRAKMVIVPDVVGLTVTVARQVATEAGVALAQPDPDGPPLGALTWPGVWVIDEQDPAPGTRVKRWDSVVVRFHEEGGGSAGDREPRRPLPDPRAASAAKDPEDG, from the coding sequence ATGTCCAGGGGGAGAGCGAAGATGGTCATCGTGCCCGACGTCGTGGGCCTGACGGTGACTGTGGCGCGGCAGGTGGCCACCGAAGCCGGTGTCGCGCTCGCGCAGCCCGATCCGGACGGGCCGCCGCTCGGTGCGCTGACCTGGCCGGGGGTGTGGGTGATCGACGAACAGGATCCAGCCCCGGGTACGCGCGTGAAGCGGTGGGACAGCGTCGTGGTCCGCTTCCACGAGGAGGGCGGTGGCAGCGCGGGCGACCGCGAACCGCGGCGCCCTCTTCCCGATCCGCGGGCGGCCTCGGCGGCGAAGGACCCGGAAGACGGCTGA
- a CDS encoding glutamate ABC transporter substrate-binding protein, whose translation MRIRTLAVGLMAGALALTACGKEGSPTDSGAQAPQQTAVQGVDVPGSPTFAKIKAEGKVTIGVKEDQPGLGYKDPTTNKYTGFDIEIAKLVAAKLGFGEDKITYKAVPSAGREQAIANGDVAYYVGTYTINDNRKKQVGFAGPYYTAGQGLLVKKDNTDITSKDTLKGKKVCSVTGSTPIQRVREQGLTEPGNIVELQNYSQCIGQLDQGQVQALTTDDAILKGYAAQEPDKFKLVGEPFSKEPYGIGIAKDDKALRDKVNDILQAAIDDGTWQKIYDNTLGKSGSPATAPKIERY comes from the coding sequence ATGAGGATCCGCACCCTCGCGGTGGGACTGATGGCCGGCGCGCTCGCGCTGACCGCTTGCGGCAAGGAGGGCAGCCCCACCGATTCGGGCGCCCAGGCACCGCAGCAGACGGCCGTGCAGGGCGTCGACGTCCCCGGCTCGCCGACCTTCGCCAAGATCAAGGCCGAGGGCAAGGTCACCATCGGCGTCAAGGAAGACCAGCCCGGCCTCGGCTACAAGGACCCGACGACGAACAAGTACACCGGGTTCGACATCGAGATCGCGAAGCTGGTCGCCGCGAAGCTGGGCTTCGGCGAGGACAAGATCACCTACAAGGCCGTCCCTTCCGCCGGGCGCGAGCAGGCGATCGCCAACGGTGACGTGGCCTACTACGTCGGCACCTACACGATCAACGACAACCGCAAGAAGCAGGTCGGCTTCGCGGGGCCGTACTACACGGCGGGCCAGGGCCTGCTGGTGAAGAAGGACAACACCGACATCACCAGCAAGGACACGCTCAAGGGCAAGAAGGTCTGCTCGGTGACCGGGTCGACCCCGATCCAGCGCGTGCGCGAGCAGGGCCTCACCGAGCCCGGCAACATCGTGGAGCTGCAGAACTACTCGCAGTGCATCGGCCAGCTCGACCAGGGCCAGGTGCAGGCGCTGACCACCGACGACGCGATCCTCAAGGGCTACGCGGCACAGGAGCCCGACAAGTTCAAGCTCGTCGGCGAGCCGTTCTCGAAGGAGCCGTACGGCATCGGCATCGCGAAGGACGACAAGGCGCTGCGCGACAAGGTGAACGACATCCTCCAGGCGGCCATCGACGACGGCACCTGGCAGAAGATCTACGACAACACCCTCGGCAAGTCCGGATCGCCCGCGACCGCGCCGAAGATCGAGCGGTACTGA
- a CDS encoding sensor histidine kinase: MRVRLQAIVLSLVALLVFGLGVPLALSVAASSQQRLFLDRLTDTSRFASLAQRPLLDDRPELLESELRRYSEVYGVPVEVLDQEGKPFVSGGDVDEHDPAVLPLLQAALAGRRSEPGSVLVPWDDSPLVLAEPILIDGEVRGAVLSVSPTAAARSEVLRWWLVIAAGGLLAFGLALLGALPVVRWILRPVHRLDDATGELVSAVVSGREVARVGDEHGPPELRQLGRSFDRMAASVGTALAAQRAFVADASHQLRNPLTALTLRLANLDGHVDENADEHRRAAAGDAERLNQILDGLLSMARAESSAGELVAVEIDIAVRERVEDWQVVAAARGVGLVLHDAETGVRVLVPPRGVEVVLDALLDNAIKFSARETEVVVSVRRKGELVELAVRDHGPGLRPDELERATDRFWRSTAHQNVPGSGLGLAIVTEIARNGGGDLRLALPDGGGLEVVVTLAVAEGNDRA; encoded by the coding sequence GTGCGCGTCCGGCTGCAGGCCATCGTGCTGTCGCTGGTGGCGCTGCTGGTGTTCGGGCTCGGCGTGCCGCTCGCGCTGAGCGTGGCCGCGAGCAGCCAGCAGCGGCTCTTCCTCGACCGGCTGACCGATACGAGCCGGTTCGCTTCGCTCGCCCAGCGCCCGCTGCTGGACGACCGCCCGGAACTGCTCGAATCGGAGCTGCGCCGCTACAGCGAGGTCTACGGCGTCCCGGTCGAGGTGCTCGACCAGGAGGGCAAGCCGTTCGTCAGCGGTGGCGACGTGGACGAGCACGACCCGGCGGTCCTGCCGCTGCTGCAGGCCGCGCTCGCGGGACGGCGCTCGGAACCCGGCTCCGTGCTGGTGCCGTGGGACGACAGCCCGCTCGTGCTCGCCGAACCCATCCTGATCGATGGCGAGGTGCGCGGTGCGGTGCTGAGCGTGTCGCCGACCGCGGCCGCGCGCTCGGAAGTGCTGCGGTGGTGGCTGGTGATCGCGGCGGGCGGCCTCCTCGCGTTCGGGCTGGCACTGCTCGGCGCGCTGCCCGTGGTGCGCTGGATCCTGCGCCCGGTCCACCGGCTCGACGACGCCACCGGCGAACTCGTGTCGGCCGTGGTGAGCGGCCGCGAGGTGGCGCGGGTCGGCGACGAGCACGGCCCGCCGGAGCTGCGCCAGCTGGGGCGGTCGTTCGACCGGATGGCCGCCAGCGTCGGCACGGCGCTGGCCGCGCAGCGCGCTTTCGTCGCCGACGCCTCGCACCAGCTGCGGAACCCGTTGACCGCGCTGACCCTCCGACTGGCCAATTTGGACGGTCACGTGGACGAGAACGCGGACGAGCACCGGCGCGCCGCGGCTGGCGACGCCGAACGGCTCAACCAGATCCTCGACGGCCTGCTTTCCATGGCGCGCGCGGAATCCTCGGCGGGCGAACTGGTTGCGGTGGAGATCGATATCGCGGTTCGCGAACGCGTCGAGGACTGGCAGGTCGTCGCCGCGGCGCGGGGTGTCGGACTCGTGCTCCACGACGCGGAGACCGGAGTCAGGGTGCTGGTCCCGCCGCGCGGCGTCGAGGTGGTGCTCGACGCGCTGCTCGACAACGCGATCAAGTTCTCCGCGCGGGAAACCGAGGTCGTGGTGTCCGTGCGGCGGAAGGGCGAGCTGGTGGAACTCGCGGTGCGCGATCACGGGCCGGGGCTGCGGCCGGACGAGCTGGAGCGCGCGACCGACCGGTTCTGGCGCAGCACCGCGCACCAGAACGTGCCCGGCTCGGGCCTCGGGCTGGCGATCGTCACCGAGATCGCCCGCAACGGCGGCGGCGACCTCCGGCTCGCGCTGCCGGACGGGGGCGGCCTCGAAGTGGTCGTAACGCTCGCGGTCGCGGAAGGGAATGACCGGGCGTGA